A window of Streptomyces profundus genomic DNA:
GACGGACGCGGTGTAGCCCAGCGCGCCCGGCTGCACCTGGTTCGGGTACTGCTCGGGACCGGCGCCGGGGAACTGCTGCGGCTGCCCGGGCGGCAACGCGGCCGGGGCCTGCTGCTGCCCCTGCGCGGGGGGTTGTCCCTGGTACGGCGCCTGGCCGGGGAACTGGCCGGGGAGCTGGCCCTGGGCTTGGCCGGGCGCCTGCCCCGGCGGGTACTGCCCCGGGTGCGGCTGCTGCGGCTGGGCCTGCGGATACCCCGGCTGCGCGGGCTGTTGCTGCTGGCCCTGGGGCAGCGCCGGCGGGCCACCCGGCTGGGGGCCGCCCGGGTAGCCGGGCACGCCGGGCGGGCCCACCTGCGGCTGCGGCGCGGCGGGCGGGACTGGCTGGTTGGGAGCGGCCGGATGCGGCGGCTGCGCCTGCCCCGGCTGGCCGGGAGGCGCACCCCAACCACCGGGCGCCGGGGGCGGCACGGCGCCCGGCGCCTGCCCGGGCTGGTCGCCGCTGGGCGCCGGCGGCGCGCCCCAGGGCGCCAGCGCCGAGCCCGGCGGCTTCGGCGGCTCGGCCGGGCCGCCGGCCGGCGGCGCGTCGTCGGCGGCCCGCGCCGCGAGCGCGGGCCAGCTGCCGATCGCGGTGGGCGGCTGCGCCACCAGCCCACCCGAGGTGGGGTCGGGCGGCGTCGGCCAGGCGTCGGCGGGGCTCGGCGCCGGCGGGGCCGCTTCGGCGGGCCCGCCGGTCGGCGGCTTCGCCGGCGACGACCAGGGGTCCGGCGGGCTGGTCGAGGCGCCGCCCGCGTTCGGCGGGGTGGGGAACGGGGAGGCGGGCGCGCTGCCGCCCTGCCGAGGATCCCCGTGCGGGGCCGCCTCCTGCCCGTCCTGGCCGTCCTGTCGGTCCTGCCCAGGGGGCTTGGGCGGCAGCGGCACCGGCATGCCCATGGGCGGCGAGCTCGGACCCGAATCCTCGGGCGTCTTCCCGGCGTTCAACTGGGGCTCCTCCGACGGCTTGGTGAACTCCACCTCGATGTCCGGCGGTTCGGACGAACCGCCGGTGGGCTTGCCCCCCGCGCCGGCGCCCGCCAGGGGCGAGGACGGCGGAGGCGAGTCGGGGGTCGGCGGTCTGAGCTGGAAGTCCGGAGGCAGCGGCGGAAGCCCGCCGGGCAGCCCGCCGGAGGGAGAGGGTGGGGCCGGCCGCCCAGCGGCGGGCGGCCGTTCGGGAGTCGGCGCAGGCTCCTCGCCCCGCCGCTGCCCCGTGTCCGAAGCGGAATCGCCGAGGGCCCTGCGGATGGCGGAGGCGGAGATCTGCATCGTCGCCCCGCTCTCCAGATCGTCCGCGCCCACCTCGGTCGGCTCCGGGCTCGGCGCCGAGGGCGGCTCGCCCGGGCGGGGAGTCGTCGCCTCCGGCGGAGCCGGCGGCGGTCCAGGGAAGGCGGGCGGAGCGGCTGGCGCGGGCACGCCTGGGGAGGCCGGGGCCGGGGACGAACCGCCGGGATCGGCGCCCCGGGCGGGCGTATCGCCCTCGCGCGCCCCGGCGTTGCCCTGACTCGCGCCGCCGCCCGCGTACCAGGCGGGCGGGGTGTAGTCGATGGTGAACTGCCCGGTGTGCTCGGACTCCTCCTCAAGGAGTTCGTCATCGGGCTGTTCGGCGCCGGAGGTCTCCTCCCCGGGCTTGCGAACCTGATCCCGATCGCTGTTCACGACGCCTCCCGCTACTGTTCTGCTGCTCTGCTCCCCACCCACGGG
This region includes:
- a CDS encoding SCO5717 family growth-regulating ATPase, with protein sequence MNSDRDQVRKPGEETSGAEQPDDELLEEESEHTGQFTIDYTPPAWYAGGGASQGNAGAREGDTPARGADPGGSSPAPASPGVPAPAAPPAFPGPPPAPPEATTPRPGEPPSAPSPEPTEVGADDLESGATMQISASAIRRALGDSASDTGQRRGEEPAPTPERPPAAGRPAPPSPSGGLPGGLPPLPPDFQLRPPTPDSPPPSSPLAGAGAGGKPTGGSSEPPDIEVEFTKPSEEPQLNAGKTPEDSGPSSPPMGMPVPLPPKPPGQDRQDGQDGQEAAPHGDPRQGGSAPASPFPTPPNAGGASTSPPDPWSSPAKPPTGGPAEAAPPAPSPADAWPTPPDPTSGGLVAQPPTAIGSWPALAARAADDAPPAGGPAEPPKPPGSALAPWGAPPAPSGDQPGQAPGAVPPPAPGGWGAPPGQPGQAQPPHPAAPNQPVPPAAPQPQVGPPGVPGYPGGPQPGGPPALPQGQQQQPAQPGYPQAQPQQPHPGQYPPGQAPGQAQGQLPGQFPGQAPYQGQPPAQGQQQAPAALPPGQPQQFPGAGPEQYPNQVQPGALGYTASVELSSDRLIQSKRNNKQRSQPASKPGSRFRLGGKAAEVERQRKLNIIRTPVLSCYRIAVISLKGGVGKTTTTTALGATLASERQDKVIAIDANPDAGTLGRRVRRETGATIRDLVAALPHLNNYMDIRRFTSQAPSGLEILANDVDPAVSTTFNDEDYRRVIDVLGQQYPVILTDSGTGLLYSAMRGVLDLAHQLIIVSTPSVDGASSASTTLDWLAAHGYGDLVRRSVTVISGVRETGRLVKVEDIVAHFQTRCRGVVVAPFDEHLAAGAELDLDLMRPKTRQAYFDLAALITEDFARMQQEQGLWTPDGGMPPQVAPPLPGQQPPHQAGYGYPQQGQQPGYGYPQQQPPQPGYGFPQQQPPQHQQQQPPQGGPGGYPGAPGPGQPGAWRPPQPPGN